In Parasteatoda tepidariorum isolate YZ-2023 chromosome 2, CAS_Ptep_4.0, whole genome shotgun sequence, one DNA window encodes the following:
- the LOC107442757 gene encoding immunoglobulin domain-containing protein oig-4, whose protein sequence is MKWRIALWIACLLVLLISLSDAARKGGRRKTKHRKMGSSRLIFYTNARRKEYYDNENGAKIIKASHFDYEFILGHKISFICAAKGDPRPRITWFKDGIELHAHPYLQITTWQKEHDYIKSKLEITPARQMDSGTYDCEANNKYSIDRRSFKADFGSISK, encoded by the exons ATGAAATGGCGAATAGCTCTTTGGATAGCTTGCCTCTTAGTACTGCTGATTAGTTTGTCAGATGCAGCCCGAAAAGGCGgcagaagaaaaacaaaacataggAAGATGGGGTCAAGCAGATTAATATTCTACACAAATGCCAGGAGAAAAGAATACTACGATAATGAAAAT GGTGCGAAAATTATCAAGGCATCCCACTTTGATTATGAGTTCATACTAGGccacaaaatatctttcatcTGTGCTGCAAAAGGTGATCCTCGTCCCAGAATCACATGGTTTAAAGATGGAATTGAGCTTCACGCCCATCCATATTTACAG ATTACAACATGGCAGAAAGAGCATGATTACATCAAGAGCAAGCTTGAAATTACTCCAGCGAGACAAATGGATTCTGGGACATACGATTGCGAGGCTAACAATAAATACTCGATAGACAGGCGCAGTTTCAAGGCAGATTTTGGATCCATCAGCAAATAA